A DNA window from Agarivorans sp. TSD2052 contains the following coding sequences:
- a CDS encoding ribosome alternative rescue factor ArfA, whose translation MAKKQVTPSVLVHDHGRGQINDNAIKALVTSSLFKSKVERPKKGKGSYNRKGHKLKGNAPFDILAFRFI comes from the coding sequence ATGGCTAAGAAACAAGTCACACCGTCGGTGCTGGTGCATGACCATGGTCGCGGACAAATTAACGACAACGCGATAAAAGCTTTGGTCACCAGTTCGCTGTTTAAAAGCAAAGTGGAACGGCCGAAAAAAGGTAAAGGTTCATATAATAGAAAGGGGCATAAGCTGAAGGGCAATGCCCCTTTCGACATCTTGGCGTTCAGATTTATTTAA
- a CDS encoding DOPA 4,5-dioxygenase family protein: protein MNTYPQNLYQHYHAHIYYDANTLNIAQHLCLEVADRFKLKIGRLHQTEVGPHPRWSCQISFNHQHFDRLIAYLDAQRQGLTILVHGQTGDDLKDHTEHAYWLGEAVPLNLAMFK from the coding sequence GTGAATACTTACCCCCAGAACCTTTACCAACATTACCACGCGCATATTTACTATGACGCAAATACGCTCAACATAGCTCAACACCTATGTCTCGAAGTAGCAGATCGGTTCAAATTAAAAATAGGCCGTCTACACCAAACTGAAGTGGGGCCTCACCCGCGCTGGAGCTGCCAAATCAGCTTCAACCACCAGCACTTTGATAGGCTAATTGCTTACTTAGATGCCCAGCGACAAGGTTTGACTATATTGGTACATGGTCAAACCGGTGATGATTTAAAAGACCACACCGAGCACGCTTATTGGTTGGGTGAAGCCGTGCCGCTTAACTTAGCCATGTTTAAATAA
- a CDS encoding zinc ribbon domain-containing protein, whose protein sequence is MPVYDYKCADHGLFYELAAMDDSAKPAECPQCAALCARVIVLPPSVLDMAAETKQAIERNEKARHEPQHSTSDTRAENAEKLKKGCGCTHTKRGGSKLLYTASGEKMFPSMRPWMISH, encoded by the coding sequence ATGCCTGTTTATGACTATAAATGTGCCGATCATGGTTTGTTCTATGAACTGGCGGCGATGGACGACAGCGCTAAGCCGGCCGAATGTCCGCAGTGTGCGGCCCTTTGTGCACGAGTGATTGTTCTACCGCCATCAGTATTAGATATGGCGGCAGAAACTAAACAAGCCATCGAGCGCAATGAAAAAGCACGTCACGAGCCGCAGCACTCTACCAGTGATACTCGGGCAGAGAATGCTGAGAAGCTTAAGAAAGGGTGCGGTTGTACTCATACCAAGCGAGGTGGGTCTAAGCTGCTCTATACGGCTAGCGGTGAGAAGATGTTCCCATCAATGCGACCTTGGATGATTAGCCACTAG
- the fmdA gene encoding formamidase: MAETIIKVDLKQSAYDNEKLHNRWHPDIPMAATVKPGDDFILECIDWTGGQIKNNDDASDVRDVDLSQVHFLTGPVGVEGAEPGDLLVVDILDIGTFDDSQWGFNGFFSKQNGGGFLDEHFPEAQKSIWDFNGMFTKSRHIPGVEFAGLIHPGLIGCLPDKKMLDEWNRREKELFDTNPERVPMLAALPYAPTAHMGQMKPDEAKVAAEEGARTVPPREHGGNCDIKDLSRGSKIYFPVYVKDAGLSVGDLHFSQGDGEITFCGAIEMAGWIHLRVNLIKDGMSKYAIKNPIFKPSPITPRYDDYLIFEGISVDEHGKQHYLDANVAYRQACLNAIEYLKKFGYSGAQAYSLLGTAPVQGHLSGVVDVPNSCATLWLPTDIFEFDIKPNADGPTKYLDGSIDMPLAPDLDK, encoded by the coding sequence ATGGCAGAAACAATAATTAAAGTGGACTTAAAACAATCGGCATACGATAACGAAAAATTGCATAATCGTTGGCATCCCGATATTCCTATGGCGGCTACAGTAAAGCCGGGCGATGACTTTATTCTGGAGTGTATCGACTGGACTGGTGGCCAAATCAAAAACAATGATGACGCTTCGGATGTGCGCGATGTTGATTTATCTCAAGTACACTTTTTAACTGGACCTGTCGGTGTAGAAGGGGCAGAACCCGGTGATTTGTTAGTGGTTGATATTCTAGATATTGGCACGTTTGATGATTCACAGTGGGGCTTTAATGGCTTCTTTTCTAAACAAAATGGTGGCGGGTTTTTAGATGAACACTTCCCCGAAGCGCAAAAGTCGATTTGGGACTTTAACGGCATGTTTACCAAGTCTAGGCATATCCCTGGGGTAGAGTTTGCAGGCTTGATACACCCCGGTCTGATTGGCTGTTTGCCCGACAAAAAAATGTTGGATGAATGGAATCGCCGCGAAAAAGAGTTATTTGATACCAATCCTGAGCGGGTGCCAATGTTAGCCGCCTTGCCTTATGCGCCTACTGCCCACATGGGACAAATGAAGCCTGATGAGGCTAAAGTAGCGGCCGAAGAAGGCGCTAGAACCGTGCCACCACGTGAACACGGCGGCAACTGTGACATTAAAGACTTATCGCGCGGTTCGAAAATCTATTTCCCTGTTTATGTTAAAGATGCGGGCTTGTCTGTAGGCGATTTACACTTTAGCCAAGGCGACGGCGAGATCACCTTCTGTGGTGCAATTGAAATGGCCGGATGGATCCATTTACGCGTTAATTTAATTAAAGATGGCATGTCCAAGTACGCGATTAAAAATCCTATTTTCAAACCGAGTCCAATTACTCCGCGTTACGACGATTACTTGATTTTTGAAGGTATCTCAGTGGATGAACATGGCAAACAGCATTATTTGGATGCCAACGTGGCTTATCGACAAGCGTGTTTGAATGCCATTGAATACCTCAAAAAGTTTGGTTACAGCGGAGCGCAAGCCTACTCATTGTTGGGAACCGCGCCAGTGCAAGGGCATCTTAGTGGGGTAGTCGATGTGCCGAACTCCTGTGCCACTTTATGGTTACCTACCGACATATTTGAGTTTGATATTAAACCCAATGCTGATGGTCCCACTAAATACTTAGATGGCAGCATCGATATGCCCTTAGCGCCAGACCTAGATAAGTAA
- the urtE gene encoding urea ABC transporter ATP-binding subunit UrtE, giving the protein MLEITDYHVAYGQSEVISGMNFSLEKNEIVAILGRNGMGKTTLMKSLIGMIGSRSGEVKLDGKELSGQKSHQRVASGLGFVPQGRMIFSTMTVQENIETGLTSVGKSSVPDDLYSIFPVLWEMRHRRGGNLSGGQQQQLAIARALASNPSVLLLDEPTEGIQPSIIKDMAKTLKQIRDQRGLSIVVSEQVLSFALDVADRIVVIEKGKIVHDVKRDEVDEQQVAAYLSV; this is encoded by the coding sequence ATGCTTGAAATAACTGATTACCACGTGGCCTATGGCCAAAGTGAAGTGATATCGGGGATGAACTTTAGCCTAGAAAAGAACGAAATCGTGGCGATTTTGGGGCGCAATGGCATGGGTAAAACTACCTTGATGAAATCGCTAATTGGCATGATTGGCAGCCGAAGTGGCGAAGTGAAGCTAGATGGTAAGGAACTGAGTGGCCAAAAAAGTCATCAGCGAGTGGCCTCTGGCTTGGGCTTTGTGCCTCAGGGGCGGATGATTTTTTCTACCATGACGGTGCAAGAGAATATCGAAACGGGGTTAACCAGTGTTGGTAAAAGCAGTGTGCCCGATGACCTTTACAGCATCTTTCCGGTGTTATGGGAAATGCGCCATCGACGCGGTGGCAATTTGTCTGGAGGGCAGCAGCAACAATTAGCCATAGCCCGAGCCTTGGCCAGTAACCCAAGTGTGCTGCTACTGGATGAACCTACCGAAGGTATCCAACCCTCCATTATCAAGGACATGGCCAAAACCCTTAAACAAATTCGCGATCAGCGTGGGCTATCGATAGTGGTGTCTGAGCAGGTATTAAGTTTTGCGCTTGATGTTGCAGATCGCATTGTAGTGATAGAGAAAGGCAAAATTGTGCACGACGTAAAGCGTGACGAAGTAGATGAGCAACAAGTTGCCGCCTATTTGTCTGTGTAA
- the urtD gene encoding urea ABC transporter ATP-binding protein UrtD — MPQPKQKTNSKDFVLSIEDLTVSFDGFKAVDNLSLYVEEQEIRVIIGPNGAGKTTVLDLICGRTKATTGSIKFKQKELTKLKEHQIVHAGVGRKFQTPSIYEDLSVFENLEISYPKGRNVWGALTFVRDQAVKDKVLEIAEMVFLSDKLHESADLLSHGQKQWLEIGMLLIQDPELLMLDEPVAGMSVAERKQTASLLQRITKDRSVLVIEHDMQFVEDIADRVTVLHQGKVLSEGSMQRVKNDPKVIEVYLGH, encoded by the coding sequence ATGCCTCAGCCTAAACAAAAAACCAATAGTAAAGATTTTGTATTGAGTATTGAAGATCTCACTGTGTCTTTCGACGGATTTAAAGCGGTAGACAATCTGTCTTTATATGTTGAGGAGCAGGAGATTAGAGTAATTATTGGGCCCAATGGTGCCGGTAAAACAACAGTACTGGATTTGATCTGTGGTCGAACTAAAGCAACCACTGGCTCAATAAAATTTAAGCAAAAAGAGCTAACCAAGCTTAAAGAACACCAAATTGTTCATGCAGGAGTAGGGCGCAAATTTCAAACCCCGTCCATTTACGAAGACTTGAGTGTGTTTGAAAACCTAGAAATTTCTTACCCCAAAGGGCGTAACGTCTGGGGCGCATTAACCTTTGTGCGAGACCAAGCAGTCAAAGACAAAGTGCTTGAGATTGCTGAAATGGTGTTTCTTAGTGACAAATTACACGAGTCGGCCGATTTACTCAGCCACGGTCAAAAACAGTGGTTAGAGATAGGCATGTTGCTGATTCAAGACCCTGAACTATTGATGTTAGACGAACCGGTTGCGGGGATGTCGGTGGCCGAGCGCAAACAAACCGCCTCATTATTGCAGCGTATTACTAAAGACCGTTCGGTATTGGTGATAGAGCACGATATGCAATTTGTTGAAGACATTGCTGATCGGGTAACGGTATTACACCAAGGAAAGGTGTTGTCTGAAGGCTCGATGCAGCGGGTGAAAAACGATCCCAAAGTGATTGAAGTTTACCTAGGACATTAA
- the urtC gene encoding urea ABC transporter permease subunit UrtC codes for MLLTQIRAQSNKVLASNDLWKYLLLAAILFVVLPLALDIFRLNLIGKYLTYAFVALGLVLCWGCGGILSLGQGVFFGLGGYCMAMFLKLEASSPEATAIQSTPGIPDFMDWNQLSELPWFWQPFHSFGFTLFAVIAVPVIFAFIIGIAMFTRRVGGVYFAIITQAIAAILTILIIGQQGYTGGVNGITDLRTLMGWDIRSESAQYILYFINACLLFTCLFIGLYVKKCKLGRLLVAMREKEDRVRFSGYNVASFKIFIFCLAAAFSAIGGAMFTLQVGFMSPSFVGIVPSIEMVIFCAVGGRLSLLGAIYGTLVVNLAKTSFSESFPELWLFAMGALFIGVVMAFPDGLAGLYQTYIQPWFKHFINRDKVGLKPPTATLDATPPAPSAEPASTTGSYQNASA; via the coding sequence ATGTTGTTAACTCAAATACGTGCCCAATCCAATAAAGTGCTCGCCAGTAATGACCTTTGGAAGTACTTGCTATTAGCAGCGATCCTGTTTGTGGTGCTGCCATTAGCCTTAGATATATTTCGTTTAAACCTCATCGGCAAATACCTTACTTACGCATTTGTCGCCTTAGGCCTAGTGCTATGTTGGGGCTGTGGCGGAATTTTAAGCCTAGGACAAGGGGTATTTTTTGGCCTAGGTGGTTATTGCATGGCAATGTTTCTTAAATTAGAAGCCTCTAGCCCTGAAGCTACTGCGATTCAGTCTACACCGGGTATTCCTGATTTCATGGATTGGAACCAGCTAAGCGAACTGCCGTGGTTTTGGCAGCCATTCCATAGCTTTGGTTTTACCCTGTTCGCGGTGATTGCAGTGCCCGTTATATTTGCCTTTATTATTGGTATTGCGATGTTTACCCGTCGCGTTGGCGGTGTATATTTTGCAATTATTACCCAGGCCATCGCTGCCATTTTGACTATCTTGATTATTGGTCAGCAAGGGTATACCGGTGGTGTTAATGGTATTACCGATTTACGTACCCTGATGGGCTGGGACATTCGTAGTGAGTCTGCCCAATACATATTGTATTTCATTAACGCTTGTTTGCTGTTCACCTGCTTGTTTATTGGGCTGTACGTTAAGAAATGTAAGTTAGGCCGTTTACTGGTCGCCATGCGTGAGAAAGAAGATCGGGTAAGGTTCTCTGGTTATAACGTGGCAAGCTTCAAAATTTTCATCTTTTGTTTAGCTGCTGCCTTTTCGGCAATTGGCGGTGCCATGTTCACCTTACAAGTGGGCTTTATGTCGCCATCATTTGTTGGGATTGTGCCATCCATTGAAATGGTCATCTTCTGTGCGGTCGGTGGGCGCTTATCACTACTGGGAGCCATTTACGGCACCTTAGTGGTTAATTTAGCCAAGACCAGCTTTTCTGAATCCTTTCCTGAGCTGTGGCTATTTGCCATGGGAGCCTTGTTTATTGGCGTAGTGATGGCTTTTCCTGATGGCTTAGCCGGACTTTATCAAACCTACATTCAACCTTGGTTTAAGCACTTCATTAATCGCGACAAAGTGGGGTTGAAACCGCCTACAGCGACCTTGGATGCAACACCACCTGCGCCAAGTGCTGAACCCGCTTCAACCACGGGGAGTTATCAAAATGCCTCAGCCTAA